CTTTCGTACGATCCCATCCGCGTCAATCAAGTAAGTCGTTGGGAATGCCATCACCTTGTAACGATTCGACACAGTTCCAGCTACGTCCATCGGTATCGGAAATGTCAGCTTGTAGTTGGTAACGAAGGCCATAGCTGCTTCCGGACTGTCATTGCTCGTGACGTTCACACCATACAGATCAACCTGTCCGCCGTATTTTTCATAGACTTTTTGTAAATCAGGCGCTTCCAGCTTGCATGGTCCACACCAGGAAGCCCAAAAATTCAAGACCAATGGTTTCGCCCTTTTTCCTTCTACCTTGTACGTCTGCTGATCCAGTCCGGTCAGTGTAAAATGAGGAGCCGCAAAGCCAACTTCCGGTTTTTGAACCTCTGCTACGATTGCGGCTGTTTCTTGAGGTTTTTCCCACACAGCAAGTCCGACGCCCAATAATACGATCACCGCGAGCAACAGCTTTTTCATTTTGTCACCTCTGCCCTACTGAGTTAGAATCCCGTAAAGCCTCCGTACATTTGAATGAGAACGCGTGTAATATCCGTCAGTTTATCTGTATACAGAAGAACACCGAACAAAATCATAATGGCTCCTCCGATTTTCATAAACAGGTCGGAATACTTCACAATCGCTTTCACCTTACTGATGAAGAACGTCATGACAAAAAACGGAATGGCGAAACCGAGTGTATACGCCAATGTGTAAGCCAAGGCGCTTGAAGGATTGGATACGCCCATGACGATAATGCCAGAAAGAATCGGTCCCACACAAGGTGTCCATCCAGCTGCATACGTCATTCCCACCAGTATGGACCCAGTATACCCCAATGGTCTCGATTTTAAATCGATTTTAAAAGAACGCATCATCCAATCCATTTTAAACACGCCAAGCATAACGAAACCAATAACAGCAAGCAAAATACCGCCCAATTGACGAATCAAGTCCTGCTGGTCGGTGAACAAGCTTCCGATCCATGATGTAGACAACCCAAGCGCAACGAAAATGATCGAAAACCCGACAATGAAGAAAAAGGTATGCAAGAAGGCTTGCTTTCGAAAAACCGCTCTCCCGTTCCTTACTTCATCAATCGTTACCCCAGTTATGTAAGACAAAAAGGACGGATAAAGCGGCAGGCAGCAAGGAGAAATAAACGAGAGAAAACCTGCTGCAAATGCCAAAAAGACAGTAATATCGCCAGTCATATGTACCTCCGGTGGGTATTTTATCCACTATCTTCTCATTGTATCGAATCTTTTCCCCCTTCAAAAGTAGCAAAGACACTTTGTCTTAAATCCGTGACATTTTCCTTTGTATAATAGCTCATTCAGATCCCCTTCATGAATACTTCCATTGTACACAAAAAAGAGGCGGATGTACTCCGCCCCTTTCCTGCTATTCTTTTTTTTCTTACTGAATCGTAACCTTACCGCCATCTTGAAGCAGTGTTTGCCCTTTTACCACGATCTTATCGCCGGCAGACAAGCCTGTCAAAATTTCGATCTGATCACTAGAAGATTTGCCTGTAGTGACCTCGACTTGTTTTGCAACGTCACCTTCCAGCTTGAATACATACTGTTTACCATCGCGATCAAAAACTGCACCGCGTGTTACAACGATCGATTTCGCTCCGCTTTCCCCAACCGATGGGAAGGTCACATTCACAACCATATCGGACTTCAGCTCATTGGATGGGTTTGGAATTGTAATCTCCACCGGGTATGCCTTGAGCTGTGAATCCATGACTGGACTCATCGCCGTTACTTTGGCATCAATCGTTTTTCCTGATGATTGTACGTTTACTTTTACAGTAGTCCCTACTTTTACTTTTGTGATATCAGCTTCTGACAGATTCGCTTTTACCAGAAGTGGATTCGTGTTAACGACAACCACAACTGGCTGCTGACCTGCCATTTGACCAACTGCGCCATTTACGCTGGAAATATATCCGTTGATCGGAGACGTCACAGTTGCATTCGCCAATTGCTCACGAGCATTTTGCAGACTCACTTGGGCTTGCTGCACAGAGGCTTCGGAAACTTGCACGCTCGTTTTTTGCCCAGCAGATTGTAAAGCCTGCTGTGCGTTATCATAAGAAGTCTGTGCCGTTGTCAGTTGGGAGTTTGCCTGTTCCATCTGCTGTGCGGAAATCGCTCCTTGAGAAAAGAGCTGTTGCATCCGCTGCTGGTTTACTTTGGCATCCTGAAGGGCAGTTTCTGCCTGCTTCAGGCTATTTTTTGCTTGAACCAAGCCTTGATCAGAGCTGCTGCCTGCTTGGTTTAAGCTGGCTTTTGATACGTTGTAAGCTGCTTCTGCTTGCTTGACACCGTTCACGAGATCTTTTTCATCGAGCTTGAACAATACTTGACCTTTTGTCACGTATTGGCCCAGTTTCACTGGCAGGGAAGAAATTTTCCCGCCCATTTTCGGGGAAACTTGCACTTCTTCACTCGGAGCCAGCTTTGCCGTGAGACCAGAATCTGATACTACTGTGCCTAAAGCAACCGTTTCAACCTGTACAGGGGTTGCTGCTTCCACCGTTTCCGTAGGCGGCGTTTCCGCTTGCGGGCTGGAGCACCCTGCCACTAGAGTGATGGCCAGCAATGCCAAAATGACGGGTTTTTTATTTAGTTTCATGTATGTCCCTCCTCTTCCCACAAACGTCTTACGATTCCAAAGCGGGATTGATTTTCTTTTGTTTCTTAGCAAGTTTCTTTTCGAGTTTCAACTGGCGCTTCAAGCGTCTCTTTTTCCCTGCGTCATCAAACCAGGAAGCAACGACAGGAACCAGAACCAGTGTAATCAAGGTAGAGAATCCAAGACCGAAAATAACCGTCACGGCCATTGGTGCGTTCGTTTCAGAACCAGCGCCGCCAGAGAATGCGAGTGGTCCAATCGCCAGAATAGTGGTAAGTGTCGTCATCAAAATCGGACGAAGACGAATCGGGCCAGCATGCAGGATCGCATCATACAGCTCCATACCTTTAGCACGCAATTGGTTCACGTAGTCGATCAATACAATCGCGTTGTTCACGACCAAACCGATCAACAAGATGTACCCGATCAAAACCCCAACGCTGATCGTTGTACCTGTCGCCAAAAGTCCAAGCAGAACACCTGTAACGGTTGGTGGCACGGAGAACATGATGATAAATGGGGTGTATAACGATTCAAACTGCGCTGCCATTACCATATAAAGCAACACGACAGACAGTACAATCGCGAGAGCAAGGCTGCTGAATGATTCCATCATTTCTTCACTTTGCCCGCCAAAATCGACTGTGTAGCCATCCGGGAGATTCAGCTTCGAAATTTTCTCTTGCACTTCCCGTGTGACAGAGCTCAGGTCACGCCCTGCCAAATCACTCGTTACTTGAACTTCACGGCTTGAGTTGGCACGGTTAATCGATACTGGCACATCTACCTTATTGATAGTCGCAACCGAGGTAAGCGCGATCTGTGCCCCACCAGGAGCGGAAATTCGCATATTGTTCAAGAAGTTGATGTCTTCCTGATACGATTTCGGCAGCTTGAGGTTGACGTCAATCTCATCATCCCCTGTGCGATAGTACGTTACCGTTTGACCTTGGAAGGAAGTGCGAACACTGGAGAGAATTTGTCCTGTCGTCAATCCGTACAGGCTCGCTTTCTCAGCATCGATCTTCACTTCCAGCTCTTGTCTTGATTCTTCCAAGCTGGTTGTTACGTTACTCGTACCAGGTACCTTCTCAATTTCACCTTTAATGATACCACTGATGTCTTTCAGTACGGCCAAGTCATCCCCGCTAACCTTCAGTTGAATGGGGGAACCGGTAGACATGCCGGCTGGTGCGCTTACCTTAATTTCCGGGCCAGCAATATGTTTCAGCTTTTCCTGGAGATCCATCACAATTTCATTGGAGGAACGAGTTCGCTCCTTGAGGTCTACCAGCATCAGGGTGATCGTCCCCTGATTGGAAGACAGGGTGCTAGCGATTGGTGAGGCATTGCTACCAACCGAAGTCGCAACAATGTCTTTCTCCGGAATCGTGTTGACAATTTCTTCAACTTGTCTCGTTACTTTTTCTGTTTCAGCCAGAACGGTACCATTTGGCATTTTGATAGAAATATTTACTTGACCTTGGTCCATGGCTGGAATAAACTCTGCCCCGATCATCGGTGTTAATGCGAGAGACCCCACCATCAGGACAACCGAAGAAATCATGACTGTTTTACGATGGCCCAATGACCATTTTAACAGTCTTTGGTAGCCTTTTTCTACTTTGCTAAATCCAATGTTGAACCAAGTAACCGGATTAATTCCACGATAGTTCTCATGATGTGTATGCGACGGAATTTTGTTTAAAATTCTCGAACTCAGCATCGGCACGAGCAAAATAGAGAATACCAGCGCCGCAATATGGGAGTAAACAACCGTCAATGCAAGTGGTCCAAACAACTCAGAAGCAATACCTTCCGTGAGGGCAATCGGCAAGAATACGCAAATTTGCGCCAAAGCCGAAGCCATTACTGCCGTACCTACTTCTTTGGAACCATCCAAGGCGGCTTCCATCATACCTTTTCCCTGTTCTCGATGACGGAAAACATTCTCGAGCATAACAACCGCAAAGTCAATCAATGATCCCAATCCCAATGTCAAACCGGAGAGGGAAATCAGGTTGATCGTTTGTCCAGACATATACATCAGCAAGAATGTAGCAACGATCGATACAGGAAGAACGATGACCGCAATTACCATGGATCGCAAGCTGCCCAAGAAGAAGAACAGCAAGATCATACCGATACCGCCACCCAACAGGGCATGTTCAGCGGTCGTATAAACGGAATCCTTAATGTAAGTGGATGTATCCAGAGTCGTAATGATTTTAACGCCTTCTGGCAGCTCGCCTTTGATTTTCTCCAGCTCAGCTTTTACATCATCTGCTACCTCAATGGTGTTTCCGCCAGAAGCTTTTGTCACTTTAATACCCAAACTCGGTGTTCCGTTGACGTAACTCAATTGCGTTACATCTTGATGCGTGTCTTTTACTTCGGCAATATCGCTGAGCCTGATGGAGTTTCCTCCAACAGAGATTGGTGTCAGCGAGATTTGATCGACATCGGCAAACTCACCTTGTACACGGATGTTGAGCTTGGCATCACCCTCGCGTACCGCTCCACCGGAACCTGACAAGTTGCTGCCCTGTAGAGCCTGCTGAACTTGGTCAAGGGACAATCCATACGCCGCCAGTTTGGCTGGATCGACGGTAACATCGATGATCCGGCTTTGTCCACCGCTGATGGAAGCAGATGCGACCCCATCAATACGCTCCAGGCGTGATTGGATCATATCCTCGGCCATCTTTTTCAATTTGTTGATATCTTGCTCACCCGTCACCGCAAACTCTATGATCGGTGTACTGTTCGGGTCAATGCGCAGTACACGTGGCGCTCTAGCTGAGTCAGGCAAAGAGCCACGAACCTGATCTACCTTCTCCCGCATGTCGAGAGTCGCCTGATCAAGGTCTGTCCCCCAGTTAAACATGAGGATAACCTGCGAAGCGCCTTCCATCGATACCGATTGTATACTATCTAAATCGGATACCGTTGCAAGTGCGTCCTCAATCGGCTTCGTTACCAGTTTTTCTACCTCACTTGGCGATCCGCCGTCAACGGAGGTAACTACGACAGCAACCGGGAAGTTCAGGTCCGGCATGAGATCAATCGCCAAGCGAGGCAGTGAGACGAAACCAAAAATCAGCATGGCCAGAGTCAACATAATCATGGTGACCGGGCGTTTAATCGATAGTTCAGAAAGATTCAATCCACTCACCTCTTCTTTATATATCTGCTAATTTTTTGTGAGAAATAGTTCGCATAACGAAATGAATAAGGTGAATCTCGTCGTGACATTTCGTTTAACGAAATATAAAGGGGTGAAACCGTTTTAAACGGTTTGTGAATTTCCCCATTTCACATCTCGCTGTTGGTATACACGCTCTGTCAGTGACACCCACACAACTCGTCGATCTGCTTGGTCGCGGAATCTTCGTACCAGGTTTTCCT
This genomic stretch from Brevibacillus brevis harbors:
- a CDS encoding TlpA family protein disulfide reductase, encoding MKKLLLAVIVLLGVGLAVWEKPQETAAIVAEVQKPEVGFAAPHFTLTGLDQQTYKVEGKRAKPLVLNFWASWCGPCKLEAPDLQKVYEKYGGQVDLYGVNVTSNDSPEAAMAFVTNYKLTFPIPMDVAGTVSNRYKVMAFPTTYLIDADGIVRKKIIGMVDASTLELELRQLLSPKP
- a CDS encoding cytochrome c biogenesis CcdA family protein — protein: MTGDITVFLAFAAGFLSFISPCCLPLYPSFLSYITGVTIDEVRNGRAVFRKQAFLHTFFFIVGFSIIFVALGLSTSWIGSLFTDQQDLIRQLGGILLAVIGFVMLGVFKMDWMMRSFKIDLKSRPLGYTGSILVGMTYAAGWTPCVGPILSGIIVMGVSNPSSALAYTLAYTLGFAIPFFVMTFFISKVKAIVKYSDLFMKIGGAIMILFGVLLYTDKLTDITRVLIQMYGGFTGF
- a CDS encoding efflux RND transporter periplasmic adaptor subunit, whose protein sequence is MKLNKKPVILALLAITLVAGCSSPQAETPPTETVEAATPVQVETVALGTVVSDSGLTAKLAPSEEVQVSPKMGGKISSLPVKLGQYVTKGQVLFKLDEKDLVNGVKQAEAAYNVSKASLNQAGSSSDQGLVQAKNSLKQAETALQDAKVNQQRMQQLFSQGAISAQQMEQANSQLTTAQTSYDNAQQALQSAGQKTSVQVSEASVQQAQVSLQNAREQLANATVTSPINGYISSVNGAVGQMAGQQPVVVVVNTNPLLVKANLSEADITKVKVGTTVKVNVQSSGKTIDAKVTAMSPVMDSQLKAYPVEITIPNPSNELKSDMVVNVTFPSVGESGAKSIVVTRGAVFDRDGKQYVFKLEGDVAKQVEVTTGKSSSDQIEILTGLSAGDKIVVKGQTLLQDGGKVTIQ
- a CDS encoding efflux RND transporter permease subunit, which encodes MNLSELSIKRPVTMIMLTLAMLIFGFVSLPRLAIDLMPDLNFPVAVVVTSVDGGSPSEVEKLVTKPIEDALATVSDLDSIQSVSMEGASQVILMFNWGTDLDQATLDMREKVDQVRGSLPDSARAPRVLRIDPNSTPIIEFAVTGEQDINKLKKMAEDMIQSRLERIDGVASASISGGQSRIIDVTVDPAKLAAYGLSLDQVQQALQGSNLSGSGGAVREGDAKLNIRVQGEFADVDQISLTPISVGGNSIRLSDIAEVKDTHQDVTQLSYVNGTPSLGIKVTKASGGNTIEVADDVKAELEKIKGELPEGVKIITTLDTSTYIKDSVYTTAEHALLGGGIGMILLFFFLGSLRSMVIAVIVLPVSIVATFLLMYMSGQTINLISLSGLTLGLGSLIDFAVVMLENVFRHREQGKGMMEAALDGSKEVGTAVMASALAQICVFLPIALTEGIASELFGPLALTVVYSHIAALVFSILLVPMLSSRILNKIPSHTHHENYRGINPVTWFNIGFSKVEKGYQRLLKWSLGHRKTVMISSVVLMVGSLALTPMIGAEFIPAMDQGQVNISIKMPNGTVLAETEKVTRQVEEIVNTIPEKDIVATSVGSNASPIASTLSSNQGTITLMLVDLKERTRSSNEIVMDLQEKLKHIAGPEIKVSAPAGMSTGSPIQLKVSGDDLAVLKDISGIIKGEIEKVPGTSNVTTSLEESRQELEVKIDAEKASLYGLTTGQILSSVRTSFQGQTVTYYRTGDDEIDVNLKLPKSYQEDINFLNNMRISAPGGAQIALTSVATINKVDVPVSINRANSSREVQVTSDLAGRDLSSVTREVQEKISKLNLPDGYTVDFGGQSEEMMESFSSLALAIVLSVVLLYMVMAAQFESLYTPFIIMFSVPPTVTGVLLGLLATGTTISVGVLIGYILLIGLVVNNAIVLIDYVNQLRAKGMELYDAILHAGPIRLRPILMTTLTTILAIGPLAFSGGAGSETNAPMAVTVIFGLGFSTLITLVLVPVVASWFDDAGKKRRLKRQLKLEKKLAKKQKKINPALES